The Streptococcus respiraculi sequence CTCTTTGTCAACTGTAGTGGGTAGATGTCAGCTAACATCTAGAGAGGACCAGCTTGGCCTTCTCTTTTTTGATGTTGATGGCAATCAAAATCCGCTTTTTGAAGTTTTCAAAGTTTTTTATGGCTCTTTGTCAACTGTAGTGGGTGACTTATAGCTACATACGAGAGGAGACGAAATTCGTCTTCTCTTTTTCGATGTTCAAAGCGAGGTAGATGCGTTTTTTGAAATTGTCAAAGTTCCGATAGCCGAATGCATTGCGCTTGATGTCTTTGATGAGTTTGTTAGTGGCTTCTAGCTTGGCATTAGAATAAGGAAGTTCGATGGCATTGGTGATATATTCCTGATAGCGTCTGAAAGTGTTCAAAGCTACCTTGAAGGTGTGATTGAGATGCGGTAAGGCATCGTGAATTAAGTTAAAGAAATGCTCGGAATTCTTCTCTTGGAGGTGAAAAAGTAATAACTGATAAAGGTCGTAATAGCCTTTTAACTCAGGGACCCGTTTGAACAACTTCTGGAGACATTCTCTAGGAGATAAGGTTTCTCTAAAGGTTCGGGAATAGAAAACATTTAGAGAGAGTTTTCGGCTATCTTTTTGAATTAGTTTCCAGTAGTATTTGAGGGCACGATACTCAATAGATTTTTTATCATATTGGTTCATGAGTTGGATACGCGTTTGGTTCAAAGCCCTACTCATGTGCTGAACGATATGAAAACGATCCAGAACAATTTTAGCTTTTGGGAATAAGCTCTTAATGAGAGGAATATAACTTCCAGACATATCAACCGTAACGACTTTTACCTTGTTTCTAGCTTCTTTAGAATACTTGAAGAAATGGTTTCGGATGGTCGTTTGTCTTCGATTATCGAGAATTGTTATGATTTTCCTTGTATTGAAATCTTGAGCAATAAAGGCTAGTTTTCCCTTCTGATAGGAGAATTCGTCCCAAGATAAAATTTCAGGTAGAGAAGAATAGTCCTCCTTGAACTGGAATTGCTTGAGTTTTCGATAGGCTGTGGAGATGGAGATAGCGAGCTTAGAAGCGATGTGAGATAGCGCTTCTCTATTGAGTAATAGTTGAGCAATCTTTTTCCAGACTAGTTCAGAGATTTGGCAGTTTTTCTTAACGAGACTAGTTTCAGAGACAGTCACTTTACGACAGGACTTACATTGAAACCGTCTCTTTTTCAAGCGAATAAGACTAGGGAAACCACCGATTTCAATGAAGGGGATTTTAGAAGGTTTTTGGAAGTCGTATTTGATTTGTTTCGCCTTGCAGTATTTACATTTGGGAGGGTGATAATCAAGTGTAGCGATGAGTTCGATATGGGTCTCGTGTTGAATGGCATGATTCAAGGTGATATTTTTATCTTTCATTCCGATGAGTAATGTGGTATTATTGAGGTGTTCCATAAGAGTCTTTCTAATGAGGGTTTGGTCGCTTTTCATTATAAGTCTTATGGGACTTTTTTGATACTCAAAAAGCTCTATAATCTCCATAGTGGAGTTACCCACTACAGAAATTATAGAGCCTTTTTTATTGTTTGGCTCAACTTAAGCTAACCATAAGAGCGGGAGTGGACAAAAATCGTGATTTCGTAGAAATTGATTTTGTTCATTTCTAGGCTCAAGTAGTAACAGACACTTCCCTGGTGATCCGTACTTTCTAATTTTCGAGCTCCGGTATTAACTGCCCATTGGGACGGTTAGTATATGCATCAAACTGCAAAAAAACTATAAAAATGATGAGTTCAGAGGCAATGCCCAACCTCCTTGTGAACCAAAGCTTTAGGACAAAAAAGTCCTTTTTCTTTTTTCTATGATTGAGTATACTTCCTATAAAGAGTTTACTATAGAGAAAGGAAAGGAGAGGAGAGTGTGGAGTTTAAAGAAGTATATGCCAAGGTACGACCGATTGTTCAAAAGACGCGGCGGGAATACTATGTCAAACTATGGGAATCGGAAGATTGGGATCAAGAAGGGATGTATGTCTTATATCGCCTGCTTCAGCAAGAAGAGGGGCTAGTCAAAGATGAGTCCCGCTTGCTTCGTTATTTCAAGGTCAAATTCCGTAATTATGTCAACGATATATTGCGCAGACAAAGTACGCAAAAACGTGGCTTTGACCGGCTTCGTTACGAGGAGATAGGAGAAATATCTCATATGATTAGCAGTGGTGGTCTTGTCACGGATGAATTAGTATGTCTTCGTGATTCACTAGCGCGTTATCGTGCTACACTAAGTCCACATGATTCAAAAAAGTATGATACGCTCGTCAGTGGTGCTCGCTTCAAAGGTCGAAAGAAGCTGTTGCGCTCCCTTCGCCAACACCTCATAAGCGAAGATGAGATATAGTAAAAAAAGTAGCGTCTTCCTCTTGCGAAAGTGAGTAGCTTATACTAGCAGTAAGAGGCCACGTTTTTTACGGTATTATCGGGCCAAGGTCAAAAAGAAGGCAAAGTCGAAAGTTCTAAAATGAAGTTAGCCACTCAAGGGTATAAAAAAACATCTCAGAGAGATATAATTGTAATCACCACAAGAACAATTAGAAAGACTCTGAGATGCAACACTATTATACACCAAAAAGGAAATATTTGACACTAGCTGAACGTAGAATGATTGAGCGTTGGCTTCAAGAAGGGCTCTCAAATCGTGAAATCGCTAGAAGATTAGAGAAGGCTCCTCAAACCATTCACAACGAAGTCAAACGTGGTCTGGTTAGGCAACAAGTGCGTAAAGGAAAATTTGAAATAATCTACTCAGCTGACTTCGCTCAAAAAAACTATCAAAATAATCGTAAACATTCTGTGAGGCAGACTTCCCTAACCAAGGAACTCAAAGAAAAGATTCTTCACTATATCAAGCAGAAATACTCTCCTGAGATGATGGTAAAAGCAAAAGGGATATCTGTCTCCGTCTCCACCATTTACTACTGGATTCATCATGGACACTTAGGATTGACCAAGGATGGCATGCTTTATCCTCGCAAGGAGAAAACGAAGAAAAAACAAGCGAGTCCCAACTTTAAGCCGGCTGGAAAATCGATTGAGGAACGGCCAGAAAGCATTAATCAACGTGAGAATGTTGGTGATGTTGAAATTGATACGGTTATTCAAACACGGGCAAAAAATGAGTGTCTGTTGACTCTAACTGATAGAAAGAGTCGTTATCAAATCATCCGACTCATTCCCGATAAGTCCGCGTCTTCAGTCAATCAAGCTCTGAAAATGATCCTCAGAGATTATCAAATTAACTCAATCACAGCTGATAACGGGACTGAATTCAGTCGTTTAGCAGAAGTTTTTGGCCCCGATCATATCTACTATGCCCACCCTTATTCCTCTTGGGAGCGTGGAACTAATGAGAATCATAATAGACTCATCAGGCGTTGGTTGCCTAAGGGAAGCAAAAAGGCGACGCAGCAACAAGTCGCATTTATTGAAAACTGGATTAACAACTATCCAAAGAAGATATTGGGTTACAAATCTCCTAGAGAATTTTTACAGACTGGCTAACTTGAACTTGAAATTTGCCTTGTTATTTTCATGGAAAAATTTTTTAAAAAAAGTAAAAAAAGTAGTTGACAATAAGAAGAAGAGGTGATATACTGATATAGTTGTCGCTTGAGAGAGCGATAAGGCAAGACCTTTGAAAATTAAAGAAGACGAACCAAACGTGCAGGGTGGTTTATGGAGACATAAACCGTCAATGAACATAAGAAAATAAATCTGTCAGTGGACAGTATGAGTGAAGACTCAAACTATTAAATGAGAGTTTGATCCTGGCTCAGGACGAACGCTGGCGGCGTGCCTAATACATGCAAGTAGAACGCTGAAGCTTGGTGCTTGCACCGAGCGGAGGAGTTGCGAACGGGTGAGTAACGCGTAGGTAACCTGCCTGGTAGCGGGGGATAACTATTGGAAACGATA is a genomic window containing:
- a CDS encoding IS30 family transposase, whose product is MQHYYTPKRKYLTLAERRMIERWLQEGLSNREIARRLEKAPQTIHNEVKRGLVRQQVRKGKFEIIYSADFAQKNYQNNRKHSVRQTSLTKELKEKILHYIKQKYSPEMMVKAKGISVSVSTIYYWIHHGHLGLTKDGMLYPRKEKTKKKQASPNFKPAGKSIEERPESINQRENVGDVEIDTVIQTRAKNECLLTLTDRKSRYQIIRLIPDKSASSVNQALKMILRDYQINSITADNGTEFSRLAEVFGPDHIYYAHPYSSWERGTNENHNRLIRRWLPKGSKKATQQQVAFIENWINNYPKKILGYKSPREFLQTG
- a CDS encoding ISL3 family transposase, producing MEHLNNTTLLIGMKDKNITLNHAIQHETHIELIATLDYHPPKCKYCKAKQIKYDFQKPSKIPFIEIGGFPSLIRLKKRRFQCKSCRKVTVSETSLVKKNCQISELVWKKIAQLLLNREALSHIASKLAISISTAYRKLKQFQFKEDYSSLPEILSWDEFSYQKGKLAFIAQDFNTRKIITILDNRRQTTIRNHFFKYSKEARNKVKVVTVDMSGSYIPLIKSLFPKAKIVLDRFHIVQHMSRALNQTRIQLMNQYDKKSIEYRALKYYWKLIQKDSRKLSLNVFYSRTFRETLSPRECLQKLFKRVPELKGYYDLYQLLLFHLQEKNSEHFFNLIHDALPHLNHTFKVALNTFRRYQEYITNAIELPYSNAKLEATNKLIKDIKRNAFGYRNFDNFKKRIYLALNIEKEKTNFVSSRM
- a CDS encoding sigma-70 family RNA polymerase sigma factor, whose protein sequence is MEFKEVYAKVRPIVQKTRREYYVKLWESEDWDQEGMYVLYRLLQQEEGLVKDESRLLRYFKVKFRNYVNDILRRQSTQKRGFDRLRYEEIGEISHMISSGGLVTDELVCLRDSLARYRATLSPHDSKKYDTLVSGARFKGRKKLLRSLRQHLISEDEI